From a single Desulfurella sp. genomic region:
- the sufC gene encoding Fe-S cluster assembly ATPase SufC, translating to MLSINDLKAGINDKMILNGVNINFEDGKVYAIMGPNGSGKSTLSFTIMGNPVYKIHSGKIMMNNEEITYLSPDQRAKKGIFLAFQTPVEVPGVPSFSFIKTAYNAITGQNLSTYVFNRMVKQKLSELGIDDLLLSRNLNEGLSGGERKKLEIIQMAVLQPKFAILDEIDSGLDVDSLELISSAINKVHAKTGNTVIMVTHYSRILRYVKPDAVYVLVNGKVAASGDSTLADKIDKGGYGWVKDEGSS from the coding sequence TTGTTAAGCATTAATGACCTAAAAGCAGGAATAAACGATAAAATGATACTCAATGGCGTTAATATTAATTTTGAAGATGGCAAAGTTTATGCAATAATGGGGCCTAATGGGTCAGGCAAAAGCACATTAAGTTTCACAATAATGGGGAATCCGGTATATAAAATACACAGCGGAAAAATAATGATGAATAATGAAGAGATTACGTACCTTTCTCCAGATCAAAGGGCAAAAAAGGGGATATTTCTGGCCTTTCAAACTCCAGTCGAAGTTCCAGGGGTTCCAAGCTTCTCCTTCATAAAAACTGCATATAACGCCATCACGGGGCAAAATCTAAGCACATACGTTTTTAACAGAATGGTTAAACAAAAATTGTCCGAACTTGGAATCGACGATTTGTTGCTATCCCGCAATCTAAATGAAGGGCTCTCAGGCGGTGAAAGGAAAAAGCTCGAAATAATTCAAATGGCAGTACTGCAGCCCAAGTTCGCAATTCTTGATGAAATAGATTCAGGGCTTGACGTAGATTCATTGGAGCTAATTTCATCGGCCATCAATAAAGTTCACGCTAAAACTGGGAACACAGTTATCATGGTCACCCATTATTCTAGAATCCTAAGATACGTAAAACCTGACGCAGTATATGTCCTAGTCAACGGCAAGGTTGCAGCGTCAGGCGATTCAACGCTGGCTGATAAAATTGATAAAGGAGGGTATGGATGGGTAAAGGATGAAGGCAGCAGCTGA